The following proteins come from a genomic window of Streptomyces sp. NBC_01716:
- a CDS encoding bifunctional aldolase/short-chain dehydrogenase — MTPSPEAGQPLPAAELLARSHRLGADPRNTNYAGGNTSAKGLAPDPVSGADTELMWVKGSGGDLGTLTGPGLAVLRLDRLRALAEVYPGVEREDEMVAAFDYCLHGKGGAAPSIDTAMHGLVDAAHVDHLHPDSGIALACAADGEALTAECFGDRVVWVPWRRPGFQLGLDIAEMKRANPQAIGCVLGGHGITAWGDTSRECEENSLSIIREAEEFLVKRAGPEPFGPLLEGYGALPDDERRARAAELAPLLRGLASTDRVQVGHFTDSAPVLDFLARAEHPRLAALGTSCPDHFLRTKVRPLVLDLPASAPLDEVTARFARLHEEYRAEYAAYYDRHADADSPAMRGADPAVVLVPGVGMFSYGKDKQTARVAGEFYLNAINVMRGAEGVSSYAPIDEAEKFRIEYWALEEAKLRRMPAPKPLAARVALVTGGGSGIGKAIAHRLAAEGACVVVADVNAAGAAEVAGELGGPDRALAVTVDVTDEEAIAAAFREAALAFGGVDLVVNNAGISISKPLLETTARDWDLQHDIMARGSFLVSREAARVMTRQGLGGDIVYIASKNAVFAGPNNIAYSATKADQAHQVRLLAAELGEHGIRVNGVNPDGVVRGSGIFAAGWGAQRAAVYGVPEEKLGEFYAGRTLLKREVLPEHVANAVFALTGGDLTHTTGLHIPVDAGVAAAFLR, encoded by the coding sequence ATGACGCCCTCCCCCGAAGCCGGTCAGCCCCTGCCCGCCGCCGAACTCCTCGCGCGTTCCCACCGCCTGGGCGCGGACCCGCGCAACACCAACTACGCGGGCGGCAACACCTCCGCCAAGGGCCTGGCCCCCGATCCGGTGAGCGGCGCCGACACGGAACTGATGTGGGTGAAGGGCTCCGGCGGGGATCTGGGCACCCTCACCGGGCCGGGGCTCGCGGTGCTCCGGCTCGACCGGCTGCGCGCGCTCGCCGAGGTGTATCCGGGCGTGGAGCGCGAGGACGAGATGGTCGCCGCCTTCGACTACTGCCTCCACGGCAAGGGCGGCGCGGCTCCCTCCATCGACACCGCCATGCACGGTCTGGTGGACGCCGCGCATGTCGATCATCTGCACCCCGACTCCGGCATCGCGCTCGCCTGCGCGGCCGACGGCGAGGCTCTCACGGCGGAGTGCTTCGGCGACCGGGTGGTGTGGGTGCCCTGGCGCCGTCCCGGCTTCCAACTCGGCCTGGACATAGCCGAGATGAAACGGGCCAACCCGCAGGCGATCGGCTGTGTGCTCGGCGGCCACGGCATCACCGCGTGGGGTGACACCTCGCGGGAGTGCGAGGAGAACTCGCTGAGCATCATCCGCGAGGCCGAGGAGTTCCTCGTGAAGCGAGCGGGGCCGGAGCCGTTCGGCCCCCTCCTGGAGGGGTACGGGGCGCTGCCCGACGACGAACGGCGTGCCCGCGCTGCGGAGTTGGCCCCGCTGCTGCGCGGACTGGCCTCCACGGACCGGGTCCAGGTGGGTCACTTCACCGACAGCGCGCCGGTGCTGGACTTCCTGGCCCGCGCGGAACACCCGCGGCTCGCAGCCCTCGGCACCTCCTGCCCGGACCACTTCCTGCGTACGAAGGTCCGGCCGCTGGTTCTCGATCTGCCGGCCTCCGCGCCGCTCGACGAGGTGACGGCCCGGTTCGCCCGGCTGCACGAGGAGTACCGCGCGGAGTACGCCGCCTACTACGACCGGCACGCGGACGCCGACTCGCCGGCGATGCGGGGCGCCGACCCGGCGGTCGTGCTGGTGCCGGGCGTGGGCATGTTCTCGTACGGCAAGGACAAGCAGACGGCGCGGGTGGCCGGCGAGTTCTATCTCAACGCGATCAATGTGATGCGGGGTGCCGAGGGCGTCTCCTCGTACGCGCCGATCGACGAGGCGGAGAAGTTCCGTATCGAGTACTGGGCGCTGGAGGAGGCGAAACTCCGGCGGATGCCGGCTCCGAAGCCGCTGGCGGCCCGGGTCGCGCTGGTGACCGGCGGCGGGTCGGGTATCGGGAAGGCCATCGCGCACCGGCTGGCGGCGGAGGGCGCGTGCGTCGTGGTCGCCGATGTGAACGCGGCGGGCGCGGCGGAGGTCGCGGGTGAACTGGGCGGCCCGGACCGGGCGTTGGCGGTCACCGTCGACGTGACGGACGAGGAGGCCATCGCCGCCGCCTTCCGCGAGGCCGCGCTCGCCTTCGGCGGGGTGGACCTGGTCGTCAACAACGCCGGCATCTCGATCTCGAAGCCGCTTCTGGAGACGACCGCCCGGGACTGGGACCTCCAGCACGACATCATGGCGCGCGGCTCGTTCCTGGTCTCACGGGAGGCGGCGCGCGTGATGACCCGTCAGGGGCTCGGCGGGGACATCGTCTACATCGCCTCGAAGAACGCGGTGTTCGCGGGCCCCAACAACATCGCCTACTCGGCGACGAAGGCCGACCAGGCTCATCAAGTGCGGCTGCTCGCGGCGGAGTTGGGTGAGCACGGGATCCGGGTCAACGGGGTGAACCCGGACGGGGTGGTGCGCGGGTCCGGGATCTTCGCGGCGGGCTGGGGGGCGCAGCGGGCCGCCGTGTACGGGGTGCCTGAGGAGAAGCTGGGTGAGTTCTACGCCGGGCGGACGCTGCTCAAGCGTGAGGTGCTGCCGGAGCATGTGGCGAACGCGGTGTTCGCCCTGACGGGCGGCGACCTGACGCATACGACCGGGCTGCACATTCCCGTCGACGCGGGTGTCGCCGCGGCGTTCCTGCGTTGA